One segment of Methanolinea mesophila DNA contains the following:
- a CDS encoding YbhB/YbcL family Raf kinase inhibitor-like protein, translated as MKPLVVRLPFLEFPPDHTCDGGDRSPEIRLSGLDAQSIAIMAVNPFQPSCCSFSPWIIWNIEPMEEIPAGIPKEMVVTHPINAVQGMNDFGKMGYSGPCPPHGATHRYAFKVYGLDSMLDLEPGSPKNALIEAMQGHVLQYGETMALYTR; from the coding sequence ATGAAACCACTCGTGGTGCGGCTTCCTTTTCTCGAGTTTCCTCCGGATCACACCTGCGACGGAGGGGATCGTTCTCCTGAGATCCGCCTTTCGGGACTCGACGCCCAATCGATCGCGATAATGGCTGTAAATCCTTTTCAGCCGTCATGCTGCTCGTTTTCCCCCTGGATCATCTGGAATATCGAACCCATGGAAGAGATCCCCGCGGGCATCCCGAAGGAGATGGTGGTGACCCACCCCATCAATGCAGTGCAGGGAATGAACGACTTCGGAAAGATGGGGTACTCAGGCCCGTGTCCCCCGCACGGGGCGACTCACCGTTATGCGTTCAAGGTATACGGGCTGGACAGCATGCTGGACCTGGAACCGGGCTCCCCGAAGAATGCCCTGATCGAGGCCATGCAGGGCCATGTCCTCCAGTACGGAGAAACAATGGCGCTGTACACCCGGTGA
- a CDS encoding ribonuclease HI family protein: protein MNLTNEDPGLTCYTDGASRGNPGPSAYAYLVCDRDRILDETGKFLGKATNNEAEYQAVIAALDAGARFSHGSVTVFSDSELVIRQLNGRYAVRAAHLLPLYRRVKEREGMFQNVEYRSVPRENPLIRRMDALCNRILDDAVKR, encoded by the coding sequence ATGAACCTGACGAACGAAGATCCGGGGCTGACCTGTTATACCGACGGAGCGTCCAGGGGGAACCCCGGCCCCTCCGCGTATGCCTACCTCGTCTGCGATCGGGACAGGATACTTGATGAAACGGGAAAATTCCTGGGAAAGGCAACGAACAACGAGGCGGAATACCAGGCGGTCATAGCGGCGCTCGACGCCGGGGCACGATTCTCTCACGGATCGGTTACGGTCTTTTCCGACAGCGAGCTCGTCATCCGGCAACTTAACGGTCGCTACGCGGTCAGGGCCGCTCATCTCCTCCCACTGTACCGGAGGGTCAAAGAGCGTGAAGGAATGTTCCAGAATGTGGAGTATCGTTCTGTCCCCAGGGAAAATCCCCTGATACGAAGGATGGACGCGCTCTGCAACCGGATCCTTGACGATGCGGTGAAACGCTGA
- a CDS encoding YbhB/YbcL family Raf kinase inhibitor-like protein: MENLSIKFQAVNLPVLHTCDGEDLSPPFEVSGIDTNRVVTIAVVMSDPDASGGFTHWVIWNLKPHGKVPAAIPPEPVVMTPVEAIQGKNSYGLIGYSGPCPPQGQTHRYDFKVYGLDTTLGLAPGATKPELLKAIEGHVVQYGEGFVVYGK, translated from the coding sequence ATGGAAAATCTCTCCATAAAATTCCAGGCAGTGAATCTCCCGGTACTGCACACCTGCGACGGGGAGGATCTCTCCCCTCCGTTCGAGGTGTCGGGTATCGATACGAATCGGGTGGTCACCATCGCAGTAGTGATGAGTGATCCCGACGCATCCGGAGGCTTTACTCACTGGGTGATCTGGAACCTGAAACCCCACGGAAAGGTCCCCGCCGCGATCCCCCCGGAACCCGTGGTCATGACACCCGTGGAAGCGATCCAGGGGAAAAATTCCTACGGGCTTATCGGGTACAGCGGGCCCTGTCCACCGCAGGGTCAGACCCACCGTTATGATTTCAAGGTCTACGGCCTGGACACCACTCTGGGACTGGCCCCCGGGGCGACGAAACCCGAACTGCTGAAGGCAATCGAAGGACACGTCGTCCAGTACGGGGAAGGATTCGTCGTGTACGGTAAATAA
- a CDS encoding Mrp/NBP35 family ATP-binding protein, translating to MAGNANEEECPGTCEGCKSAESCPSAGNPQAKSMSLPPKAKIDVKHVIMVLSGKGGVGKSTVSVNLAYALSTHGFKVGLLDLDIHGPNIPKMLGIESHRLTTVGNKIEPVRVTGNLSVISMAFLLPDTSTPVIWRGPMKMSAIQQFLEDVDWGALDFLVVDLPPGTGDEALTVVQLAPNVRGAVIVTTPQDVATMDALKAAKFVERLEVPVIGIVENMSVMICPHCKEEIDLFGQGGGERIAKELDVPYLGSIPLDPEIRKAGDEGRPFILRSMASPTWKSVDKVMESLIRVVEE from the coding sequence ATGGCCGGTAACGCAAACGAAGAGGAATGCCCGGGTACGTGCGAGGGCTGCAAGTCCGCCGAATCCTGTCCGAGCGCAGGAAATCCCCAGGCAAAGTCGATGAGTCTTCCCCCGAAAGCAAAGATCGATGTGAAGCACGTGATCATGGTGCTCTCCGGAAAGGGAGGTGTAGGGAAGTCTACGGTCTCGGTAAACCTTGCTTATGCACTTTCGACCCATGGGTTCAAGGTCGGCCTCCTTGACCTCGATATTCACGGCCCCAACATTCCCAAGATGCTGGGAATCGAGAGCCACCGGTTGACCACAGTGGGTAACAAGATAGAGCCGGTGAGGGTAACAGGGAATCTGAGTGTCATCTCGATGGCATTCCTCCTGCCTGATACCAGCACCCCGGTGATCTGGAGGGGCCCGATGAAGATGAGTGCGATCCAGCAGTTCCTGGAGGACGTCGACTGGGGGGCCCTTGATTTCCTGGTCGTTGATCTGCCCCCGGGCACCGGTGACGAAGCCCTGACCGTGGTCCAGCTCGCCCCCAATGTTCGGGGTGCGGTGATCGTCACCACACCACAGGATGTCGCTACCATGGACGCGCTCAAGGCTGCAAAGTTCGTAGAGAGGCTTGAAGTCCCGGTGATTGGGATCGTCGAGAATATGAGCGTGATGATCTGCCCGCACTGCAAGGAAGAGATCGACCTTTTCGGCCAGGGCGGAGGAGAGAGGATCGCCAAGGAACTGGACGTGCCGTACCTTGGCAGCATTCCCCTCGACCCCGAGATCAGGAAAGCAGGAGACGAGGGGAGGCCGTTTATCCTCCGGAGCATGGCGAGTCCCACCTGGAAGAGCGTGGACAAGGTAATGGAGTCGCTGATCAGGGTCGTCGAGGAGTAG